A part of Paenibacillus donghaensis genomic DNA contains:
- a CDS encoding recombinase family protein, protein MSKRIALYIRVSTDEQAIKGNSLNEQEERLRAYCHAMELEGEIETFIDDGYSAGSMKRPALTRMLKLARNKELSMVVITKIDRLCRNLKDLLTLVDELDEIQCGFASAGERFDTSTAAGRMVLQILGAFAEFERGRNRERVRENMMSIVTNTDKAVSRPCFGYNVNDSKYIINEEEAEIVRKMVEWMLQGEGAHKVMRRLNDMGVKTKDGKSFTQLSVGKLMKRETIAGMFVYNRGYTLRGKSLIRPKEEWIVIEEHHEPIIDIDTFKRLQIAIEARRTSGKQADNERWLLTGIVKCTHCGRPMFGRYKKKPSGREYFHYVCSSYMKRAECFHHFIDRDLLENTVLDHINESDKFSVKSEEIVSTEDSDVISISHLKNALKRLDNKMQRQIELFEDSEINKDDFRRARDRIQSERLVIEEQLKYAEAGTRDALEKDFIRRVGSLKNELSSRNRGEQKNAIRQLVKTVEVTNASSIHIEVRL, encoded by the coding sequence CCATGGAACTTGAAGGAGAGATCGAAACCTTTATAGACGATGGATATTCAGCTGGCAGTATGAAAAGACCGGCACTTACCAGAATGTTAAAGCTGGCCCGAAATAAGGAACTGAGCATGGTAGTCATTACAAAGATTGATCGCCTCTGCAGAAACCTCAAGGACCTTCTAACATTAGTGGATGAACTGGACGAGATACAGTGTGGATTTGCTTCTGCAGGGGAACGTTTTGATACATCAACTGCTGCAGGCCGAATGGTTTTGCAAATACTTGGAGCTTTCGCGGAATTCGAACGCGGAAGAAATCGGGAACGTGTACGAGAAAACATGATGTCCATTGTTACCAATACAGACAAAGCAGTCTCCCGTCCATGCTTCGGATATAATGTGAATGACTCAAAGTATATAATAAACGAGGAAGAAGCAGAGATCGTACGTAAAATGGTGGAATGGATGCTTCAAGGTGAAGGTGCTCACAAGGTTATGAGAAGGCTGAATGATATGGGCGTGAAGACCAAGGATGGTAAGTCCTTCACCCAACTCTCGGTGGGCAAGCTAATGAAAAGAGAAACCATAGCGGGTATGTTTGTCTACAATCGCGGATATACACTTCGCGGGAAGAGTCTTATACGCCCTAAAGAGGAATGGATTGTGATTGAAGAACATCATGAGCCCATTATTGATATTGATACTTTCAAACGCCTACAGATTGCAATCGAAGCTAGGAGAACAAGCGGAAAGCAAGCGGATAATGAACGATGGTTACTTACAGGCATAGTCAAATGCACACACTGTGGGCGTCCTATGTTCGGACGTTACAAAAAAAAGCCAAGCGGAAGAGAATACTTTCATTACGTCTGCTCAAGTTACATGAAACGAGCAGAGTGTTTCCATCACTTTATTGATAGAGATCTCCTAGAAAACACTGTTCTTGACCACATAAACGAATCAGATAAATTCAGCGTAAAAAGCGAAGAAATAGTTTCGACTGAAGATTCGGACGTGATTAGCATCTCGCATTTAAAGAATGCTCTTAAAAGACTGGACAATAAAATGCAAAGGCAAATTGAATTATTCGAAGACAGCGAAATTAATAAAGATGATTTTAGAAGAGCACGGGATCGAATTCAAAGTGAGCGACTTGTAATTGAAGAACAACTTAAATATGCTGAAGCAGGGACAAGGGATGCATTGGAAAAGGACTTTATTAGACGTGTTGGTTCACTAAAAAATGAACTATCATCACGTAATCGAGGTGAACAGAAAAACGCTATCCGCCAGCTTGTCAAAACAGTGGAAGTTACAAATGCGTCTTCGATTCACATAGAAGTTCGTCTGTAA